Genomic window (Vigna radiata var. radiata cultivar VC1973A chromosome 1, Vradiata_ver6, whole genome shotgun sequence):
ATTTCATGTCAGGAATGAGCAGTtactttctcaaaatatattttgcagTGTTTGTGTGCATTCTGCATACCAAACTATTCGTTATTGGATTCAACTCGGTATCACAGAGTTCACGAGTTAAATGcatagagagagaaagactgttataatgtttgaatataatattgcaaaatatctattttttaacattattaaaataataattttctaagaAATATTTTAGGTCATGGATCTGATCCACTTCCTCCACTACAAAAACATCAAGTTAACTCTTTCTCTTCAGTTTCTCTCTTAGTTTCATTCTCTCCTCTCTCCtcttagtttttcattttctcttttcatcttctaaaattattctgGATATAAACTCTATCAGATTTTCTTGCTAGTTCTATGATTCTCGAATAttttcgagaagttcctgttaTTGATCTACACGTCTCAGGAAATTACGGTATGAGTTTTTTGTCAGTATTCTTATGTTTCAATCTCTTACTGTCAAAAGTCAAAAAGGTAGGAAAAACTTacctttaatttattgttttatggtatgatgaatttggagatatgtttgattttctttcaaagcatggaaaaatttatctttaatattttatttgattatgtgatgAATGTTGATATATtcttaaattgttattttttaattaattattcggATGACTATTAAAAGTTAGAATGCTTAAAATCCATGGTTGGATATTTGTGGTCTGATAAAGTGGTTCTTGAATTTTGGTAAGTTTGTTAAGTATGAAACCATAAATATCAGTTACCattttttgttggttttatgATTCTGTTATACATCGCATTGATTCCTTTTTAATACATGTATAAttggtttttaatattaaagaggGAAACGATTATTTAATGACCGCTGTAGGCAATGGGGTGAAACCTTAAATTATTTGGAGAGAAACCctaagtttcttttcttttatttagttttccCTTTAAAAgggaaattaaaaattaattaatgatacgttattttaatatgaatgtTAATTGTGATtcctaattaaaaaattttatattaaattctatcagtttgaataaaattaaaatttgcttgAATTTTTGGTTTCTGAATTCCTAATGGGGGCACTGAGTTTGAGACCCTAAATAAGGGTCTGAAATTGGGTTCATAAACGAACCAGGGGAAGACCCCACGTCGCACAAGGGAAATTCTTTCTGAATTCCTTCTCAGATTCATATAACGCGAGCAACAAGAAGCTTCAAGCTTCTTACTCTTTGCTTATCGCGGATCACCCGGTCTTGGGGTGAGAACGTTCCGAGTCTTGAGCAGAGGCAATGACCTCATGGCAGCGAGAATGATGACACCGTGGGAGGCGCGACTCAGGCGTATTCTCGCCTTCGATGGCGGCTCGCGGTGGACTTCCAAGGTCCTTCATTGTGCGGATGGACCTTCTCCTTTCCCCTTTCTTGTTCTGACTCGCGATGTAAGAGAAGGAGATAGCGTTCTCGCGGTGCATGGCGTTCGCGTTAGGGTTTCAATTTGGGAATTTTGAGGTTTCTGATTTTGTGATTTTGGGTTGAGTCACGAGGAAGGAGACTCTGTTGCGTTTTGGGAATTTCTGATCTTGTTCAAGAATTCTCTTTTAGGTGCTTTATTCTTGTTTCTAAATTTGTGTTTTGAGAGCTCTTGTTCTTGTTTCCCATTTGCATTTTGAGAATTAGAATTCTGGTTTGGAAATTTTGTGATCTTGATCTGGTCGCATATTTGTTTGGAGGTTTTTTGGGactttctgtgtttgtttttccATCTTGAAATTAGGATTTTCAAATTTGGGAACTCTCATTCGGGATTTTGAAATCTGCTCTTGCAAATTGGGAGTTAGGTTTTCAAATGGgaattttgtttctgtttttgcgTCTCTGATATTGAAAGTTTTCAATTCTTTTGAATCTTTGTTGTTACATCTTTGGGGTTTGATCCCGCGATCACGCTTCGATGTTTTGCGGTCGGTTTCTACGTGTTAGGGTTCTGGTCTGTGGTGACGATGGTGGTTGCAGCCAGTGGGTGTCGTGGTGGCTCCAGCGACGTCTGGCTGTGTTTGGTCAGTTTGGACTTATTTAAGTTGCAGGCCAGAGTCTGACCCCGTTGACTGTGATTGGTTCCATTGACTATGATTAGTTTTGTTTGAACAGCAAACCCATAGTTTGGACTAATTTTTCCGCCTATTGGGCTTGGGTGTAGGTTTGGGTCTGGAGGACTcataatctattttaattagtgacaataaattgtaaatgaaaaaaaaataaaagagataattGGGCCTTTAGGCCCAGACTTGACCTTAAGCAGCTGGAGGTGACTTTTCCACAgacccaaaaccaaaaataagatgaagagaatgtaaaataaattttattaatgataaatgGAATTAAGTAATCATTggtattaattaatgaaattaaattataaaaagagagatgaaagtattaatttataattataattatgggAACAaagttattactatttatttagtaattaattggaaatcaaattaatttattgaaagagaaattaatttgatttaaaaaggAAGTTGATgggattttaattaattgagaatttgattttaatgatggATTATGATCTATTATTTTGGAATgacatttatttattgtttgttatctATTGTTTGAGTAGAACCCATTGAGCACATTGTATTTTTGAATGAGATTTTAGATAACTATGAATGATGATTGAATAGTGTCAGACAAAAAATGAGAATTAAATTGTTgctagaaataaattatttttaggatcgaactttgaaatgaaagacatggaaCCATTGTAATTTTATGTGTTAGAATCATAAcgaagggagatagtatattactatcccaagaacaatatattgagaaatttcttaagaagtttgggttttatgacCTGAAAccagtgagtaccccttatgatgctaattctaaatttaatgaaaaatagaggagaattaTTATCTCTgcctcagtatgcccagataattgggagcttactacatttgatgagcttttctagacttgatattgcttatgcagtaggtagactgagtaggtacacttaATTCCAAATCAGGAACATTGGGATGTACTTGCTAGGCTTATGAggtacttaagaggttcaatggattatgccattgaatatagtggatttcccgttATACTAAatactagaagggtacagtgatgctaactagatctctgattcagatgagacaaaatccactagtggttatgtattcacacttgggggtagtgcgattacatggagatcagccagaCAAACTAAGATCAATGGATCTGAGTTTGTCGCTCTTGAGATGGCTCGtagtgaggctgagtggttggaAACCTTCTTAGCAAatattccactaggaatgaaaccaaatCCATCAATGTCAATATACTGTGATTGtcaatcggcaatagctatagctaaaaagaAGAATTACAATGAAAAGAATAGACATATCCAATTAAGACACAATTTGatgaagcagctgctaaagagtggaactatttccattgattatgtgaagtcataATGGAATAAGtgattttagaaacatcgaggggaatggacttaagccacttgcaaacaaacaagtgatggtaacccaacctttgtgattggagataccatgaataaggttcatatgggtaaaaacaagtcacttgttagttctgatagcactaaattgattttaatcaattatgtcccttcctatgatgtgtgtgtgaaagtgctagagactgcattattgagaggataagctttgttattaaaattctatgtggtgaaagaattttagtttaaacaaagtttttaatgattttcatatcccttatgggtggtgtatgatttgcagcatacacttgatgaaatcacctatatgagtgtcaagtggggccgcttgcatgagatcttggcatgatctctagagcactcatgaataccgggcacgcgcatggcctaaTTAATAAGCGcaacacaacaataacaacaaggattgtgggggtgtattgtgattgataaacctctaacacactcaagtgtctttggttcatatagcttgctataccaactgcactgtgtgttaagtttcttgatctaagactggttcatatagcttgctataccagttctgatgcattacatcttatgaaacccagaataattttttcttcttttgtttgtatatatatttttcaatatgtgggggattgttataatgtttgaatataatattgcaaaatatctactttttaacattattaaaataataattttctaagaAATATTTTAGGTCATGGGTCTGATCCATTTCCTCCACCTCAAAAACACCAAGTTGACTCTTTCTCATCAGTTTTTCTCTTAGTTTCATTCTCTCATCTCTCTtcttagtttttcattttctctcttcatcttctaaaattattccggatataaactctatcagattttcttgctagttctgtgatcctcgaatattttcgagaagttcctgttgtattctgggggacttgcgcaatacaccgcgAATAAATCCTTTAAGGTCAGTGATCTACACGTCTCAGAAAATTATGGTATGAGCTTTTGGTTAGTATTTTCTAACAAAGACAAGCACTCCTCAATTTCAAACAAAGTGTTCTAGATTACTATGGAATGCTCTCCACGTGGAGGGATGATCAAAATGACACAGATTGTTGCACATGGAAAGGTATTGAATGCAAAAATGAAACTGGTTACGTAGAAAGGGTTGATCTTCGTGCTTCATTATCGCATTATTTGTCAGGTCCAATCAATATCACTTCATTGGTTGGCTtgcaaaaattgaaatatttggATCTCAGCTCTAATGATCGCTTCATTGGAAGCCAAATTCCACCATCCATCGCCTCCTTTCAAAGCTTAAGATATCTCGATCTGTCACGAACAAGTTTCCTAGGGACAATTCCCTATGAACTGGGAAATCTCTCAAAATTAGAGTATCTTGATCTTAAAGAAACTAATCTTTATGGAGAAATTCCAACTCAACTAGCGCAGCTTTCAAGTTTGCGATATCTTGATCTAAGTACTAATTTTGAAATCAGTGGAGAGATTCCTTCTCAACTTGGAAGTCTGTCACATTTGAGGTATCTTGATCTGTCAGGAAATTCGCTTTCAGGAGTTCTCCCGTTTCAGGTCGGAAATCTTCCTCTCTTGCATTCTCTTTCACTTGATGGAAATTATggtcttaaaataaaagatgaaaattggctatcttctctctcttcattaACAATTCTCTGTCTCCATTCTTTTCCTTATCTAGGCATCTCTAATATCAGTAAGCATCTTCCAAACTTAAGAGAGTTAAGTGTAAACAATTGTGCACTTTCAGATGCTGATATTTCACTTTTGTTTCCTTCTCATTCCAACATTTccacttcactttccatcctttCTCTCTGATAATAAGTTGACATCATTAACATTTCAATTGTTGTCCAACTATAGTCCTAATCTCCAAGAGCTTTATCTTTTGCTAATAACATTGTTTTGTCTTCTCCTCACTATCTAAACTTTCCTTCTCTTGTGATCCTTGATCTCTCTTTTAATAATCTGACTCAGACATCAATATTTCAAGAAAGTCTCAATTTCAGCACAAAACTGCAAGAACTTATGTTAACTGAATGCGCGGCCTCACTGATAAAAGCTTTGTTGTGCCATCTGCTTACACTAAAAGTTCTCTTTTTCTTGTCACTCTTGATCTCTCAAACAATCTATTGAACTCACCGGTTGTATTTCACTGGTTTTACAACTTTTCTGCCAATCTTCAAAGACTTTCCCTAACGAATAATTTGTTAGAAGGTCCCATTCCAAATGGATTCGGAAAAGTTATGAACTCTCTCAACTTTCTTGAACTTGGCTATAACAAACTAAGAGGCGAGATTCCAGCTTCCCTTAGGTTTCTTTACCAGTTGCAGTATCTTTTTCTTGAGGAGAATTACTTGGAGGGTGATATCAATGAACTGCGTCTCACAAATTTATCCCAATTGAAATATCTAGATTTATCAGACAACTCATTGTCTCTGAATTTTGCTACCACTTGGACTCCACCTTTCCAATTAGTTAGTTTGGGACTAGCTTCTTGCAAGTTGGGTCCTAGCTTCCCAACCTGGCTCCAAACTGAAAGTAAGCTATGGTTCCTTGATATTTCAGATGCGGGGATTGATGACTTTGTACCAGATTGGTTTTGGAAGaagttaaagtttataaataggATGAATATGTCTTACAACAGTCTCAAAGGTTCAATTCCAAATTTAACGATGAAGTTTCTCTGGGATGAAGGTCCGATTCCAACTGCAATGAttctaaattcaaataaacttgAAGGTGTAATTCCTACATTTTTGTCACAAGCTCAAGCATTGGATCTGTTAGGAAATAAGTTTTCagatttaaatacattattgtGCAGAGATAGAGTAACAAAAGGTATGATTACTTTGGatttatcaaataatcaaataacgGGGCAACTGCCTGAGTGTTGGGAACATCTAAGCTCACTAGTATTTCTTGAtctaagaaataataaattatctagAAAGATTCCACAATCCATGGGTACTCTTGTTAACTTGGAGGCTCTGGTCCTACGAAACAACGAGTTTATTGGAGAACTGCCACTCACATTGAAGAAATGTTCAAAATTAGCTTTATTAGACGTGAGTAAAAATTTATTGTCTGGTCCAGTACCTTTTTGGATAGCGGAAAATATGCAACAATTGAAAATCCTGAGCTTGCGAGTAAATCACTTCTTTGGAAGTGTTCTCGTGCATCTGTGCTATTTGAGTCAAATTCAGGTCTTGGACCTCTCAAAGAATAACTTGTCAGGTGAAATTCCAACATGTTTCAGAAATTTTACCACATTGTTGGAAAGGAGAGCAATTCCAagggaaattgaaaggaaacGAAAATTTTCAACTCAAGACGCAGATAGCCAAATTTATGACTCTTACTTGTTATTGGCGTGGAAAACTCAGGATCATGAGTTTTGGAATCCAGAGAATCTTCTTAAGAGCATTGACCTCTCAAGTAACAGTTTAACAGGTGAAGTACCCAAAGAGATTGGATATTTACTTGGATTGCTTTCTCTGAATTTATCAAGAAACAACTTTTATGGAAAGATTCCTTCTGAAATTGGGAATTTAAGTTCGCTGGAATTCCTAGACTTATCAAGGAATAACTTCTCTGGCAATATTCCTTCTACTTTTCCCAACATAGACAGTCTTGGAGTGTTAGACCTATCAAACAACAATCTAAGTGGAAGAATCTCATGGGGAAGACATTTTGAAACCTTTTGATGCCTCTTGTTTTGAAGGAAATATTAATCTTTGTGGAGAGGAACTCAACAAAAGTTGTCCAGGAGATGAGACAATACAAGAAACTGAACAACTAGAAATCGATGGAGAAGAAGAGAATTCAAACTTCTATGGAGCATTATACATGAGCTTGGGGCTAGGTTTCTTTGCAGGCTTTTGGGGCTTATTAGGATCAATGCTACTTTGGCAACCATGGAGAATTGCTTACATGAGATTCTTGAACAGACTGATAGACTATGTACTTGTAATGACTGAATTGAACGTTACCAAGTGTCATAGGTGGCTCAAAGGATAGTAGGTACGTTATTCCATTCAATTCTTTCTCTCAACTTGTTGCTGACTGTTTCTGATAGTAATCCAGGCCCAAATGAAGTAACCAACATTATCTACCAGCCCATTACAATAGGTGATCCTATGATGTCAACAAGGGTTCGCCAAGATGCCAAAATATTTAGCTGATTTCAAGCTCTGATTAGTGGGGGGTATGAGTGAGGGAATATTTTGTATGATGTGTCTTGATTTTAGTGGGTTTGTTATTTACCATGTTTCTGGTATATAAGTGCTGATATGGTATGAATgaaataaggaagaaaattCCCTCTTTTCTTTGTCACCTATTCTCCAGGAGGATCCTTGACCTCGAATCAAGGCTTTTTACTCTATCaatttggtgctttcattgagAGATCCCTTTCCCCTTTTCCACAATTTTACCATGTCATATCATAACACTCGTTCCAAATCCATCACCAATTTGGAAGAAGCTGTTCTCAAACTTACTGTTAACCAAAATGAAATTACTACACATTTGGACGCCATTGTTTCTCAGCTTTCCAGTCGAGAGACACCCAGTCCGCATTCGGATGACCACCGCTCGTTCCACTCCGACGCCCCTTCATTCACACCACATCTTCGTTTGGATGTTCCTCGGTTTGATGGAACAGACCCCATGGGTTGGATCTTTAAAATATCCCAATTTTTTGAATACCATCGCACACCAGAAGTGGATCGACTTCGGATCGCGTCTTTTTACATGGAGGGCCCAACTCTTAGTTGGTTCCAATGGTTGCATCGGAACAACATGATTCCTTCGTGGCAAGAGTTTCTACAAGCTCTAGAGGTTCGTTTTTCTCCGTCCTATTATGAAGATCCTCGTGGGTCTCGCTTTAAGTTGACATAGA
Coding sequences:
- the LOC106760838 gene encoding receptor-like protein 12; this encodes MLSTWRDDQNDTDCCTWKGIECKNETGYVERVDLRASLSHYLSGPINITSLVGLQKLKYLDLSSNDRFIGSQIPPSIASFQSLRYLDLSRTSFLGTIPYELGNLSKLEYLDLKETNLYGEIPTQLAQLSSLRYLDLSTNFEISGEIPSQLGSLSHLRYLDLSGNSLSGVLPFQVGNLPLLHSLSLDGNYGLKIKDENWLSSLSSLTILCLHSFPYLGISNISKHLPNLRELSVNNCALSDADISLLFPSHSNISTSLSILSL
- the LOC106760849 gene encoding receptor kinase-like protein Xa21; this translates as MRGLTDKSFVVPSAYTKSSLFLVTLDLSNNLLNSPVVFHWFYNFSANLQRLSLTNNLLEGPIPNGFGKVMNSLNFLELGYNKLRGEIPASLRFLYQLQYLFLEENYLEGDINELRLTNLSQLKYLDLSDNSLSLNFATTWTPPFQLVSLGLASCKLGPSFPTWLQTESKLWFLDISDAGIDDFVPDWFWKKLKFINRMNMSYNSLKGSIPNLTMKFLWDEGPIPTAMILNSNKLEGVIPTFLSQAQALDLLGNKFSDLNTLLCRDRVTKGMITLDLSNNQITGQLPECWEHLSSLVFLDLRNNKLSRKIPQSMGTLVNLEALVLRNNEFIGELPLTLKKCSKLALLDVSKNLLSGPVPFWIAENMQQLKILSLRVNHFFGSVLVHLCYLSQIQVLDLSKNNLSGEIPTCFRNFTTLLERRAIPREIERKRKFSTQDADSQIYDSYLLLAWKTQDHEFWNPENLLKSIDLSSNSLTGEVPKEIGYLLGLLSLNLSRNNFYGKIPSEIGNLSSLEFLDLSRNNFSGNIPSTFPNIDSLGVLDLSNNNLSGRISWGRHFETF